One Sagittula stellata E-37 genomic window carries:
- a CDS encoding hydrogenase accessory protein, producing MSHPLITRLTTEFGWPRFEDMGSLEDWRGGAGAHVLFVPGDPARNLETADVAVILPELRQAFQGRFDCAVCGDAIEEQVRNETKVFKTPSLIFWRAGEMIGAVPKVRDWDDYMARVAHILSLPVAAE from the coding sequence ATGTCCCATCCGCTGATCACCCGCCTGACGACCGAGTTCGGCTGGCCCCGTTTCGAAGACATGGGATCGCTTGAAGACTGGCGGGGCGGTGCGGGTGCGCATGTGCTGTTCGTCCCCGGCGATCCTGCACGCAACCTCGAAACTGCCGACGTGGCGGTGATCCTGCCCGAGCTGCGGCAGGCCTTCCAGGGCCGGTTCGACTGCGCGGTCTGCGGCGATGCCATAGAAGAACAGGTCCGCAACGAAACCAAGGTCTTCAAGACCCCCAGCCTGATCTTCTGGCGCGCGGGCGAGATGATCGGCGCCGTGCCGAAGGTCCGCGACTGGGACGACTACATGGCCCGCGTCGCGCATATCCTGAGCCTGCCGGTCGCCGCGGAATAA
- the hypA gene encoding hydrogenase maturation nickel metallochaperone HypA, whose product MHELSLCEGIRSVLEDTARQHGVARIARVRLEVGRFAGVEKDALFFAFDVVMRGSAAEGAVLEVIDLPGQAMCYDCMKVVEIAHRLDPCPDCGGGKLMPQGGDEMRIKDLEAA is encoded by the coding sequence ATGCATGAACTCTCGCTTTGTGAAGGCATTAGGTCGGTGCTGGAAGACACGGCACGTCAGCATGGCGTCGCGCGTATCGCGCGGGTGCGGCTTGAGGTCGGGCGCTTTGCGGGCGTCGAAAAGGACGCGCTGTTCTTTGCCTTCGACGTGGTGATGCGCGGCTCTGCGGCGGAGGGGGCCGTGCTGGAAGTGATCGACCTGCCGGGGCAGGCGATGTGTTACGACTGCATGAAGGTCGTGGAAATCGCTCACCGGCTCGACCCCTGCCCGGACTGCGGCGGGGGAAAACTGATGCCGCAGGGCGGCGATGAAATGCGTATCAAGGATTTGGAGGCTGCGTGA
- the hypC gene encoding HypC/HybG/HupF family hydrogenase formation chaperone — protein MCLGIPGQIIEVTDEARMMALASVSGVRREVNVACVATGALEDLVGQWALIHVGFAMSLIDEDEAAKTLEALRGLGEAQETLEAMAAGDAALAGPARDAMEESA, from the coding sequence ATGTGTCTGGGGATTCCGGGACAGATCATCGAAGTGACGGACGAAGCGCGCATGATGGCGCTGGCCTCCGTCTCGGGCGTCCGGCGCGAGGTCAACGTGGCCTGCGTGGCGACGGGAGCGCTGGAGGATCTGGTGGGCCAGTGGGCGCTGATCCACGTGGGCTTTGCCATGTCGCTGATCGACGAGGACGAGGCCGCCAAGACCCTGGAGGCGCTGCGGGGATTGGGCGAGGCGCAGGAGACGCTGGAGGCGATGGCGGCAGGCGATGCCGCGCTGGCCGGTCCGGCGCGGGACGCGATGGAGGAAAGCGCATGA
- the cybH gene encoding Ni/Fe-hydrogenase, b-type cytochrome subunit produces the protein MHDGTETIHQPRPGIEPLPTARLTGDATAQDLESIRKRTSVYVYEAPVRLWHWINAACIFVLVFTGWFIGNPFPSMQIAEPVHQFVFGYTRFAHFSAGLILTVGFFGRIYWAFVGNHHARQLFYVPVWNRHWWKELWFEIKWYAFLESEPKKYVGHNPLAQLAMFMFMTVGLSFMILTGLALYGEGLGDHSFIYGATSWVLTLFGNSQIVHSVHHLGMWFIVIFMIIHIYVAIREDIMSRQSIVSTMISGHRTFKDDRAD, from the coding sequence ATGCATGACGGCACCGAGACGATCCACCAGCCGCGACCGGGGATCGAACCCCTGCCGACGGCCCGCCTGACCGGCGACGCCACCGCGCAGGACCTCGAGTCGATCCGCAAGCGCACCTCCGTCTATGTCTACGAGGCGCCGGTGCGCCTGTGGCACTGGATCAACGCGGCCTGCATCTTTGTCCTGGTGTTCACCGGCTGGTTCATCGGCAACCCGTTCCCGTCGATGCAGATCGCCGAGCCGGTGCATCAGTTCGTGTTCGGCTACACCCGCTTCGCGCATTTCAGCGCCGGGCTGATCCTGACGGTGGGCTTCTTCGGGCGGATCTACTGGGCCTTCGTCGGCAACCATCATGCCAGGCAGCTTTTCTACGTGCCCGTGTGGAACCGCCACTGGTGGAAGGAACTGTGGTTCGAGATCAAGTGGTACGCCTTCCTCGAAAGCGAGCCCAAGAAGTACGTGGGCCACAACCCGCTGGCGCAGCTTGCCATGTTCATGTTCATGACGGTCGGCCTGTCCTTCATGATCCTGACGGGCCTTGCGTTGTATGGCGAGGGGCTGGGCGATCACAGCTTCATCTACGGGGCGACAAGCTGGGTGCTGACCCTGTTCGGCAACAGCCAGATCGTGCACTCGGTCCACCACCTCGGCATGTGGTTCATCGTGATCTTCATGATCATCCACATTTACGTGGCAATCCGCGAGGACATCATGTCCCGGCAGTCGATCGTGTCGACGATGATCTCGGGGCACCGCACGTTCAAGGACGACCGCGCCGACTGA
- a CDS encoding hydrogenase small subunit, with amino-acid sequence MSQIETFYDVMRRQGITRRSFMKYCALTASALGLGPAFVPKIAHAMETKPRTPVIWVHGLECTCCSESFIRSAHPLAKDVVLSMISLDYDDTLMAAAGHQAEAALQDTIEKYKGNYILAVEGNPPLNEDGMYCIVGGKPFVEQLRHAAEHAKAIISWGACASYGCVQAAAPNPTRATPVHKVITDKPIIKVPGCPPIAEVMTGVITYMLTFDRLPELDRQGRPAMFYGQRIHDKCYRRPHFDAGQFVEAWDDDNARRGYCLYKMGCKGPTTYNACSTVRWNEGVSFPIQSGHGCIGCSEDGFWDQGSFYNRVTDLTQFGVEANADKIGLAAAGVVGAGVAAHAAVTALKAAQKKTQSSKEEA; translated from the coding sequence TTGAGCCAGATCGAAACCTTCTATGACGTGATGCGTCGGCAGGGGATCACCCGCCGGAGCTTCATGAAGTACTGTGCGCTGACGGCCTCGGCGCTGGGGCTGGGACCCGCCTTTGTGCCGAAGATCGCCCACGCGATGGAGACCAAACCGCGCACGCCCGTGATCTGGGTGCACGGGCTGGAGTGCACCTGCTGCTCGGAGTCGTTCATCCGGTCGGCACACCCTCTGGCCAAGGACGTGGTGCTGTCGATGATCTCGCTCGACTACGACGACACTCTGATGGCCGCCGCCGGACACCAGGCCGAGGCGGCGCTGCAGGACACCATCGAGAAGTACAAGGGCAACTACATCCTTGCCGTCGAAGGCAACCCGCCGCTGAACGAGGACGGCATGTATTGCATCGTCGGCGGCAAGCCCTTCGTCGAGCAATTGCGCCATGCGGCGGAACACGCCAAGGCGATCATCTCGTGGGGGGCCTGCGCGTCCTATGGCTGCGTGCAGGCCGCCGCGCCCAACCCGACGCGGGCGACGCCGGTGCACAAGGTCATCACGGACAAGCCGATCATCAAGGTGCCGGGCTGCCCGCCCATCGCCGAGGTCATGACCGGCGTCATCACCTACATGCTGACCTTCGACCGTCTGCCGGAACTCGACCGCCAAGGCCGCCCGGCGATGTTCTACGGCCAGCGCATCCACGACAAGTGTTATCGCCGCCCGCACTTCGACGCCGGCCAGTTCGTCGAGGCCTGGGACGACGACAACGCGCGCAGGGGCTACTGCCTTTACAAGATGGGGTGCAAGGGGCCGACCACCTACAACGCCTGTTCCACCGTGCGCTGGAACGAGGGTGTCAGCTTTCCGATCCAGTCGGGTCATGGCTGCATCGGCTGTTCCGAAGATGGGTTCTGGGACCAGGGCAGTTTCTACAACCGGGTGACCGACCTGACCCAGTTCGGGGTCGAGGCGAACGCCGACAAGATCGGGCTGGCCGCCGCCGGTGTCGTGGGGGCCGGCGTTGCCGCCCATGCCGCCGTGACCGCGCTGAAGGCCGCACAGAAAAAGACACAGTCGAGCAAAGAGGAGGCCTGA
- the hypB gene encoding hydrogenase nickel incorporation protein HypB, producing MCTVCGCGDGEVKVHGHEHDHDHGHHHHGHHHEHDHHHQHGHGHGHDHVHFGHGAAGVDVPGMSQARLIEIETSILAKNDRYAEANRRVLAAKGILALNFVSSPGSGKTTLLCRTIEALGDQPLAVIEGDQQTQNDADRIRATGARAVQVNTGKGCHLDGHMVGHALDHLDLAPGAMLFIENVGNLVCPAGFDLGEDCKVAILSVTEGEDKPLKYPDMFQAARLAILNKTDLAPHCDVDMDLYEANLRRVNPEIEIIALSARTGEGMDLWTGWLKARLAAKRAPAAAE from the coding sequence ATGTGTACGGTTTGCGGATGCGGAGACGGAGAGGTGAAGGTGCACGGCCATGAACACGATCATGACCACGGGCATCATCATCATGGCCACCACCATGAGCATGACCACCACCATCAGCACGGGCACGGCCATGGGCATGACCACGTCCATTTCGGCCATGGCGCTGCCGGTGTCGATGTGCCGGGCATGTCGCAGGCGCGGCTGATCGAGATCGAAACCTCGATCCTTGCCAAGAACGACCGTTACGCGGAGGCCAACCGCAGGGTCCTGGCCGCGAAGGGGATCCTCGCGCTGAACTTCGTGTCCTCGCCGGGATCGGGCAAGACGACGCTTTTGTGCCGGACCATCGAGGCGCTGGGGGATCAGCCGCTTGCGGTGATCGAGGGCGACCAGCAGACCCAGAACGACGCCGACCGCATCCGCGCGACCGGCGCGCGGGCGGTGCAGGTGAACACCGGCAAGGGCTGCCACCTCGACGGCCACATGGTCGGTCACGCGCTGGACCATCTCGACCTCGCGCCCGGCGCCATGCTGTTCATCGAGAACGTCGGCAACCTGGTGTGTCCGGCGGGCTTCGACCTTGGCGAGGACTGCAAGGTGGCGATCCTGTCGGTCACCGAGGGCGAGGACAAGCCGCTGAAATACCCCGACATGTTCCAGGCGGCGCGGCTGGCGATCCTCAACAAGACCGACCTCGCCCCGCATTGCGACGTGGACATGGACCTGTACGAGGCGAACCTGCGCCGGGTGAACCCGGAGATCGAGATCATCGCCCTGTCGGCCCGCACGGGCGAAGGCATGGACCTCTGGACCGGCTGGCTGAAGGCGCGCCTCGCGGCGAAACGGGCGCCCGCCGCGGCGGAATGA
- the hybE gene encoding [NiFe]-hydrogenase assembly chaperone HybE: MNTQTGFEGSYLGAADKISAQAIMECKICWTPYDPAEGDDTRQVEPGTPFLALPDDWSCPNCSAPKEQFLVQSDPGSVAAQQATALAPRIAALEADFREIWHSKMRDVPMVNAALRVEAVGFTLYEGRPLGVLISPWFMNLVMLAAEDEDWSGLKAGEKEVIAFPSGDYEFLHNVREQSGGYKACSLFSPMGDFRSHKDAADVARAVMVALFQEEHRAETDRSADIRAAREAELAETAEPEDEAGAPALDPAPTRRAVITGGMAAGDGE; encoded by the coding sequence ATGAACACGCAGACGGGGTTCGAGGGTTCTTACCTAGGCGCGGCGGACAAGATCAGCGCGCAGGCGATCATGGAGTGCAAGATCTGCTGGACACCCTACGATCCGGCAGAGGGCGACGACACGCGGCAGGTGGAACCGGGCACGCCGTTCCTCGCGCTGCCGGACGACTGGTCCTGCCCCAATTGTTCGGCCCCGAAGGAACAGTTTCTGGTGCAGTCCGATCCGGGGTCCGTGGCAGCGCAGCAGGCGACGGCGCTGGCCCCGCGCATCGCCGCGCTTGAGGCCGACTTCCGCGAGATATGGCATTCGAAGATGCGCGACGTGCCGATGGTCAACGCGGCGCTGCGCGTGGAGGCCGTGGGCTTCACCCTGTACGAAGGCCGCCCGCTGGGGGTCCTGATCTCGCCGTGGTTCATGAACCTCGTGATGCTGGCCGCCGAGGACGAGGACTGGTCCGGGCTGAAGGCGGGCGAGAAGGAGGTGATCGCCTTCCCGTCCGGCGACTACGAGTTCCTGCACAACGTGCGCGAGCAGTCTGGCGGCTACAAGGCATGTTCCCTGTTCTCGCCGATGGGCGATTTCCGCAGCCACAAGGACGCGGCCGACGTCGCGCGCGCCGTCATGGTCGCGCTGTTCCAGGAGGAGCACCGGGCAGAGACCGACCGTTCCGCCGATATCCGCGCCGCGCGCGAGGCGGAACTGGCCGAGACTGCGGAGCCGGAAGACGAGGCCGGTGCACCCGCTCTCGACCCGGCGCCGACGCGGCGGGCGGTCATTACAGGCGGCATGGCCGCCGGGGATGGGGAGTAG
- a CDS encoding nickel-dependent hydrogenase large subunit, whose protein sequence is MVIQTPNGFDLDNSGKRIVVDPVTRIEGHMRCEVNVDEEGFIRNAVSTGTMWRGLEVILKGRDPRDAWAFTERICGVCTGTHALTSVRAVEDALGITIPDNANSIRNIMQLNLEIHDHIVHFYHLHALDWVNPVNALKADPKATSELQQAVSPSHPLSSPGYFRDVQNRLKKFVESGQLGLFKNGYWDNPAYLLPPEADLMATTHYLEALDLQKEIVKVHTIFGGKNPHPNWLVGGVPCPINVHSTGAVGAINMERLNMVSSIIDQCIAFNKNVYLPDVKAIGGFYKNWLYGGGLSSKACLAYGDIPENPNDFSTDQLHLPRGAIINGDLTTVHDVDPRDPEQVQEFVDHSWYTYGEAGKGLHPWDGVTEPNYELGPNAKGTRTDIKELDEAAKYSWIKAPRWRGNAMEVGPLARYVVGYAKGHEEIKDQVDGLLRDMDLPLEAVFSTLGRTAARALESEYCGRLQKHFFDKLVTNIKNGDESTANVAKWDPSTWPKEAKGVGMTEAPRGALGHWVRIKDGRIDNYQCVVPTTWNGSPRDTAGNIGAFEASLMNTKMERPEEPVEILRTLHSFDPCLACSTHVMSPDGEELTTVKVR, encoded by the coding sequence ATGGTCATTCAAACCCCGAACGGCTTTGACCTCGACAATTCCGGCAAGCGGATCGTCGTGGACCCGGTGACCCGGATCGAAGGCCACATGCGCTGCGAAGTGAACGTGGACGAGGAGGGCTTCATCCGCAACGCGGTCTCTACCGGCACCATGTGGCGCGGGCTGGAGGTGATCCTGAAAGGCCGCGATCCGCGCGACGCATGGGCGTTTACGGAACGGATCTGCGGCGTCTGCACCGGGACACATGCGCTGACCAGCGTGCGCGCGGTGGAGGATGCGCTGGGGATCACCATCCCCGACAACGCCAATTCGATCCGCAACATCATGCAGCTCAACCTGGAGATCCACGACCACATCGTGCACTTCTACCACCTGCACGCGCTGGACTGGGTGAACCCGGTCAACGCGCTGAAGGCGGATCCCAAGGCGACCTCGGAATTGCAGCAGGCTGTCAGCCCGTCGCATCCGCTGTCCTCGCCCGGTTATTTCCGGGACGTGCAGAACCGGCTGAAGAAGTTCGTCGAAAGCGGCCAGCTTGGCCTCTTCAAGAACGGCTACTGGGACAACCCGGCCTACCTTCTTCCGCCCGAGGCGGACCTGATGGCCACGACGCACTACCTGGAGGCGCTCGACCTCCAGAAAGAGATCGTCAAGGTTCACACCATCTTCGGCGGCAAGAACCCGCATCCGAACTGGCTTGTGGGCGGCGTGCCGTGCCCGATCAACGTGCATTCGACCGGGGCGGTGGGCGCGATCAACATGGAACGCCTGAACATGGTGTCTTCGATCATCGATCAGTGCATCGCGTTCAACAAGAACGTCTATCTGCCCGATGTGAAGGCCATCGGCGGGTTCTACAAGAACTGGCTGTACGGCGGCGGCCTGTCGTCCAAGGCGTGCCTCGCCTACGGCGATATCCCGGAGAACCCGAACGACTTCTCGACGGATCAGCTTCACCTGCCGCGGGGCGCGATCATCAACGGCGACCTGACCACCGTGCACGACGTCGATCCGCGCGACCCGGAGCAGGTTCAGGAGTTCGTCGACCACTCGTGGTACACCTACGGCGAGGCGGGCAAGGGGCTGCATCCCTGGGACGGCGTGACGGAGCCGAACTACGAGCTTGGCCCGAACGCCAAGGGCACCCGCACCGACATCAAGGAGCTGGACGAGGCGGCGAAGTATTCGTGGATCAAGGCGCCGCGCTGGCGGGGCAACGCGATGGAGGTGGGGCCGCTGGCCCGCTACGTCGTGGGCTATGCCAAGGGCCACGAAGAGATCAAGGATCAGGTCGACGGTCTGCTGCGCGACATGGACCTGCCGCTGGAGGCCGTCTTCTCGACCCTCGGGCGCACCGCAGCGCGGGCGCTCGAGTCGGAATACTGCGGACGGCTTCAGAAGCATTTCTTCGACAAGCTGGTGACCAACATCAAGAACGGCGACGAGTCGACCGCGAACGTGGCGAAGTGGGACCCGTCGACCTGGCCGAAGGAGGCCAAGGGCGTCGGCATGACCGAAGCGCCGCGCGGCGCGCTGGGGCACTGGGTCCGCATCAAGGACGGGCGCATCGACAATTACCAGTGCGTCGTGCCGACCACGTGGAACGGGTCGCCCCGTGACACGGCGGGCAACATCGGCGCCTTCGAGGCGTCGCTTATGAACACCAAGATGGAGCGTCCGGAAGAACCGGTAGAGATCCTGCGCACCCTGCACAGCTTCGACCCGTGCCTTGCCTGCTCCACCCACGTGATGTCGCCGGACGGCGAGGAACTGACCACCGTCAAGGTGCGCTGA
- a CDS encoding hydrogenase expression/formation protein, with product MSNFVLPPVGFGPGSQPLGDEEAQLEYMPMPQDMRTYAPHVPDVAGDAGAAMALLAEVGEACTQVARDGGSRTFDLTGLNAANLALIKETLGEGEVAVKVWGLPALAAQESVFAGVWRVTGEGVDRIEVAQVPQAARARAFIPRRPAAGAQAPKGMGVVNAPALAVELEEKSANYATARELHVVNLTLLPHTEPDLLWLDVALGQGSATLLSRGYGNCRVTATALPHVWRVQFFNSMDTLILDTFEVTDMPEVVLAANEDLTDSAERIAEVLEAIR from the coding sequence ATGTCGAATTTCGTACTGCCCCCGGTGGGTTTCGGGCCCGGATCGCAGCCCCTGGGCGATGAGGAGGCGCAGCTCGAATACATGCCGATGCCGCAGGACATGCGCACCTATGCGCCGCATGTGCCGGACGTGGCGGGCGACGCAGGCGCGGCCATGGCCCTGCTGGCAGAGGTCGGAGAGGCCTGCACGCAGGTGGCCCGCGACGGTGGTTCAAGGACCTTCGATCTGACCGGCCTGAACGCTGCGAACCTCGCCCTGATCAAGGAGACGCTGGGAGAGGGCGAAGTGGCGGTGAAGGTCTGGGGTCTGCCCGCGCTCGCCGCGCAGGAATCGGTCTTTGCAGGGGTCTGGCGTGTGACCGGCGAAGGCGTCGACCGGATCGAGGTCGCGCAGGTGCCGCAGGCCGCCCGGGCACGCGCCTTCATCCCGCGCAGGCCCGCCGCCGGGGCGCAGGCGCCAAAGGGCATGGGCGTGGTCAACGCGCCCGCGCTGGCCGTCGAGCTTGAGGAGAAATCGGCCAACTACGCGACCGCGCGCGAGCTGCACGTCGTCAACCTGACCCTCCTGCCGCACACCGAACCGGACCTGCTGTGGCTCGATGTCGCGCTGGGGCAGGGGTCGGCCACGTTGCTGTCGCGCGGCTATGGCAACTGCCGCGTCACGGCGACGGCGCTGCCGCATGTCTGGCGGGTGCAGTTCTTCAACTCGATGGACACGCTGATTCTCGACACGTTCGAGGTGACCGACATGCCCGAAGTGGTTTTGGCCGCGAACGAGGACCTGACCGACAGCGCGGAGCGCATCGCCGAAGTGCTGGAGGCGATCCGATGA
- a CDS encoding sigma-54-dependent transcriptional regulator: MNAMADASTLTLPTILLVDDEEHALNAMRMALEDDFDCLCALNADEAEALMEENFVQVVICDQRMPGRSGVDFLSAVRDRWPETVRIIITGYAETQDMIAAINDAGIYQLITKPWHPDQLIMMAKNAADLFRLNRDHERMSLEMRFLTRSVEHKLAEKRKALREGLGFEKILRSANSPMNPVVAQARQFASFDVSVMIVGEEGTGKAEMARAIHYGSLRSDRAYHEVNVVGVDDRILEIELFGHKRGAVPNLQTNGVGLLQKADRGTLFLNGVESLSPRMQLQLQQVAMEGVFRPVGGHESLRTGTRLIAGASRDLRAEVEAGNFRADLFYALAQTTLHVPPLRARLSDLPLLAQEMLFEAAARHGKIVHGLCEDAVDFLKRYHWPGNLRELENEVLRMLIFAQDAVLGPELISRHILQAAPSEAGREPGVDAVLADTGSLKERVEQIEMRILRETLTRLRWNKSRAASELGLSRVGLRAKIERYGIEEPRKAGMPDDEEE; encoded by the coding sequence ATGAACGCCATGGCCGACGCATCCACCCTGACCCTGCCCACGATCCTGCTGGTCGACGACGAGGAGCACGCGCTCAACGCCATGCGGATGGCGCTGGAGGACGACTTCGACTGCCTTTGCGCGCTGAATGCCGACGAGGCCGAGGCGCTGATGGAGGAGAACTTCGTCCAGGTGGTGATCTGCGACCAGCGTATGCCGGGGCGGTCGGGGGTGGATTTCCTGTCGGCGGTGCGCGACCGCTGGCCAGAGACGGTGCGCATCATCATCACCGGCTACGCCGAAACGCAGGACATGATCGCGGCGATCAACGACGCGGGCATCTATCAGCTGATCACCAAGCCCTGGCACCCCGATCAGCTTATCATGATGGCGAAGAACGCCGCCGACCTGTTCCGCCTGAACCGCGACCACGAGCGCATGTCGCTGGAGATGCGGTTCCTCACCCGCTCGGTCGAGCACAAGCTGGCGGAGAAACGAAAGGCGCTGCGCGAGGGGCTGGGGTTCGAGAAGATCCTGCGCTCGGCCAATTCGCCGATGAACCCGGTCGTGGCGCAGGCGCGGCAGTTCGCATCCTTCGACGTCTCGGTGATGATCGTAGGAGAGGAAGGCACCGGCAAGGCCGAGATGGCCCGGGCGATCCACTACGGCTCTCTCCGGTCGGACCGGGCCTACCACGAGGTCAACGTGGTGGGCGTGGACGACCGCATCCTCGAAATCGAACTGTTCGGCCATAAGCGCGGCGCGGTCCCCAATTTGCAGACCAACGGCGTGGGCCTGTTGCAGAAAGCCGACCGGGGCACGCTGTTCCTGAACGGAGTCGAGAGCCTGTCTCCAAGGATGCAGCTCCAGTTGCAGCAGGTGGCGATGGAGGGCGTCTTCCGCCCCGTCGGCGGACACGAGTCGCTGCGGACGGGCACGCGTCTGATCGCGGGGGCCAGCCGAGATCTGAGGGCAGAGGTCGAGGCAGGCAACTTCCGCGCCGACCTGTTCTACGCACTGGCCCAGACCACGCTGCATGTGCCGCCGCTGCGGGCCCGGCTGTCTGACCTGCCGCTTCTCGCGCAGGAAATGCTGTTCGAGGCGGCCGCGCGGCATGGCAAGATCGTCCACGGGCTCTGCGAGGATGCGGTGGATTTCCTGAAGCGCTATCACTGGCCGGGCAACCTGCGCGAGCTGGAGAACGAGGTGCTCCGCATGCTGATCTTCGCGCAGGACGCGGTGCTGGGGCCGGAGCTGATCTCGCGTCACATCCTGCAGGCAGCGCCTTCGGAGGCGGGGCGCGAACCCGGCGTCGACGCGGTGCTGGCCGACACCGGATCGCTGAAGGAACGGGTGGAGCAGATCGAGATGCGCATCCTGCGCGAGACGCTGACCCGTCTCAGATGGAACAAGTCGCGTGCGGCCTCTGAACTGGGGCTGAGCCGCGTGGGTCTCCGGGCCAAGATCGAACGCTATGGCATCGAAGAGCCGCGCAAGGCCGGGATGCCGGACGACGAGGAGGAGTAA
- a CDS encoding HyaD/HybD family hydrogenase maturation endopeptidase codes for MTGKTLIMGIGNVLWADEGFGVRCVEALAAAWSFPEEVTLLDGGTQGLYLLPFLEEADTLIVFDAVDYGLTPGTLKIVEGDEVPAFMGAKKMSLHQTGFQDVIATSQLMGYCPETLILIGCQPEELEDYGGGLRAVVAAQIAPALEIALEKLRAMGIAPAPGKADAHLLADKSILRDAYEEGRPSEEEACRIGDARFLPAGA; via the coding sequence ATGACAGGTAAGACCCTCATCATGGGCATCGGCAACGTGCTCTGGGCCGACGAAGGCTTCGGGGTGCGCTGCGTGGAGGCGCTGGCCGCCGCATGGTCGTTTCCCGAAGAGGTGACGCTGCTCGACGGGGGCACGCAGGGGCTCTACCTGCTGCCGTTCCTCGAAGAGGCCGACACGCTGATCGTCTTCGACGCGGTGGACTACGGCCTGACCCCCGGCACGCTCAAGATCGTCGAGGGGGATGAAGTTCCCGCCTTCATGGGCGCCAAGAAGATGTCCCTGCACCAGACCGGTTTTCAGGATGTGATCGCGACGTCGCAGCTTATGGGCTACTGCCCCGAGACGCTGATCCTGATCGGCTGTCAACCCGAGGAACTGGAAGACTACGGCGGCGGGCTGCGCGCCGTGGTGGCGGCACAGATCGCCCCGGCGCTGGAGATCGCGCTGGAGAAGCTGCGCGCCATGGGCATTGCCCCCGCGCCCGGCAAGGCCGATGCGCATCTGCTGGCCGACAAGTCGATCCTGCGCGACGCTTACGAAGAGGGCCGCCCTTCCGAGGAAGAGGCCTGCCGCATCGGTGATGCCCGATTCCTGCCCGCGGGCGCCTGA
- a CDS encoding HypC/HybG/HupF family hydrogenase formation chaperone, giving the protein MCVGVPMEILSVDGISAMASGAEGIEVIDLSLTPDATVGCHVLTFLGAAREVITADEAAKIASALAGLRSLMNGGNLGDAFADLEDTGPRLPPHLQAALAAGKSTA; this is encoded by the coding sequence ATGTGTGTCGGCGTCCCGATGGAAATCCTTTCGGTCGACGGCATCTCGGCCATGGCGTCGGGCGCGGAGGGGATCGAGGTGATCGACCTGTCGCTGACACCGGATGCGACCGTGGGCTGCCACGTCCTCACGTTCCTCGGCGCCGCACGAGAGGTCATCACAGCAGACGAGGCCGCGAAGATCGCCAGCGCGCTGGCGGGCCTGAGGTCGCTGATGAACGGTGGAAACCTGGGGGACGCCTTTGCCGATCTCGAAGACACCGGGCCGCGTCTGCCGCCCCATCTGCAAGCCGCCCTCGCCGCCGGCAAGTCCACCGCCTGA